A window of Psychromonas sp. CNPT3 contains these coding sequences:
- a CDS encoding ABC-F family ATPase codes for MLSTNNITMQFGAKPLFENISVKFGTGNRYGLIGANGCGKSTFMKILTGDLEPSAGNVNKDPNERIAKLHQDQFAFEEFSVVDTVLMGHKEMWTVMNERNRIYSLPEMSEEDGMKVADLENEFAEMDGYTADSRAGEILLSVGIPLELHQGLMSGVAPGWKLRVLLAQVLFSNPDIMLLDEPTNNLDIDTIRWLEAELNARQCTMVIISHDRHFLNSVCTHMADIDYGELRLYSGNYDEYMTAATATRERLLSQNAKKKAQLSELQDFVSRFSANASKAKQATSRAKQMDKIQLEEVKASSRVNPYIVFKQEKKLFRNALEMIGVSKNFDKPLFQNMNLMVEVGERIAIIGQNGVGKTTLLRTLMGQIEADSGTFKWSENANLGYYAQDHSYAFAEDKTLMEWMAQWMQPGDDEQSVRGTLGRLLFGSNDIGKSVKIISGGEQGRMLFGKLMMDKANILLMDEPTNHLDMESIESLNLALENYDGTLLFVSHDREFVSSLATRIIEIKEKEVIDFHGTYAEYLASQGVEV; via the coding sequence TTGCTTAGTACAAACAATATCACCATGCAATTTGGTGCAAAACCACTTTTTGAAAATATCTCAGTTAAATTTGGTACAGGTAACCGTTACGGTTTGATCGGCGCCAATGGCTGTGGTAAATCTACCTTTATGAAGATCTTAACCGGTGATCTTGAGCCGAGTGCAGGTAATGTAAATAAAGATCCGAATGAGCGCATTGCAAAATTACACCAAGATCAATTTGCTTTTGAAGAATTTAGCGTTGTTGATACCGTTCTAATGGGCCATAAAGAAATGTGGACTGTTATGAACGAACGTAACCGTATTTATTCTCTACCTGAAATGAGCGAAGAAGATGGCATGAAAGTAGCCGATCTTGAAAATGAATTTGCTGAAATGGATGGTTATACAGCCGATTCTCGCGCTGGAGAGATCCTATTAAGCGTAGGCATTCCCCTTGAACTACATCAAGGTTTAATGTCAGGCGTTGCCCCTGGTTGGAAACTTCGAGTGCTACTTGCACAAGTATTGTTCTCAAACCCAGATATCATGTTACTTGATGAGCCAACCAATAACTTGGACATCGATACCATTCGCTGGCTTGAAGCCGAATTAAATGCGCGCCAATGTACAATGGTCATTATCTCGCATGATCGCCATTTCTTAAATTCAGTATGTACACACATGGCGGATATAGATTACGGTGAGTTGCGTTTATATTCTGGTAATTATGATGAATATATGACGGCTGCGACCGCGACACGTGAACGCTTACTTTCTCAAAATGCAAAGAAAAAAGCACAACTTTCAGAATTACAAGACTTTGTAAGTCGCTTCTCTGCAAATGCATCAAAAGCAAAACAAGCAACATCTCGTGCTAAACAAATGGATAAGATCCAACTTGAAGAAGTAAAAGCATCAAGTCGTGTTAATCCTTATATCGTTTTCAAGCAAGAGAAAAAATTATTCCGTAATGCCTTAGAGATGATAGGCGTCAGCAAAAACTTTGACAAACCTTTATTCCAAAACATGAACCTAATGGTTGAAGTCGGCGAACGTATTGCCATTATTGGTCAAAATGGTGTGGGTAAAACCACTCTGTTACGCACATTAATGGGCCAAATTGAAGCCGATTCAGGTACGTTTAAGTGGTCTGAAAATGCGAATCTAGGTTACTACGCGCAAGATCATTCTTATGCCTTTGCAGAAGATAAAACGCTAATGGAATGGATGGCACAATGGATGCAACCTGGTGATGATGAACAATCGGTACGTGGCACGCTAGGTCGCCTACTCTTTGGTTCAAATGATATTGGAAAATCCGTTAAAATTATATCTGGTGGTGAACAAGGACGTATGCTCTTTGGTAAACTGATGATGGATAAAGCCAATATTTTATTAATGGATGAGCCGACCAATCACTTAGATATGGAATCTATTGAGTCACTTAACTTAGCACTTGAAAATTATGATGGCACATTACTTTTTGTGAGTCACGATCGTGAATTCGTATCCTCTCTTGCAACACGTATTATTGAAATCAAAGAAAAAGAAGTGATTGATTTCCATGGTACTTATGCAGAATACTTAGCAAGTCAGGGCGTCGAAGTTTAA
- a CDS encoding DEAD/DEAH box helicase, translating to MSFDSLGLPEELLRAVKEQGYTKPSPIQEQAIPVILSGKDVMAAAQTGTGKTAGFTLPLLANLMKGERAKANQVRVLILTPTRELAAQIHESVCNYGQNLPLRSAVVFGGVKINPQMQLLRRGVDVLVATPGRLLDLYQQNAVRFKQLEVLVLDEADRMLDMGFIHDIKRIIKFLPEKRQNLLFSATFSNDIRKLAKGLVNDPVEISVSPRNTTAESVTQFIYEVDKTKKSPLLSTLIKENKWKQVLVFSKTKHGANRLVKQLEGRGILSAAIHGNKSQAARTRALASFKEGKITVLVATDIAARGIDIDQLEQVVNFDLPHVSEDYVHRIGRTGRAGNKGEAISLVCEDEFKLLKDIEKLIKKIIPRKVQPGFEPGTPLPPSVLDSREAKPKKPKKPRVEHKDGQRTGANNGARQSRVRSNFVGK from the coding sequence ATGAGTTTTGACTCCCTTGGTTTACCTGAAGAGTTGTTACGTGCAGTAAAAGAGCAAGGCTACACTAAGCCTTCACCCATCCAAGAACAAGCAATACCGGTTATATTATCTGGTAAAGATGTGATGGCAGCCGCGCAAACGGGCACCGGTAAAACCGCTGGATTTACCTTGCCTTTATTGGCAAACTTAATGAAGGGAGAGCGTGCTAAAGCAAACCAAGTGCGTGTGTTAATTTTAACGCCTACGCGCGAGCTCGCCGCACAAATTCATGAAAGTGTTTGTAATTATGGTCAAAATTTACCACTGCGCTCTGCGGTTGTTTTTGGTGGCGTTAAAATAAACCCACAAATGCAATTATTACGCAGAGGGGTTGATGTATTAGTTGCAACGCCAGGGCGTCTATTAGATCTTTACCAACAAAATGCAGTACGTTTTAAGCAATTAGAAGTATTGGTACTTGATGAAGCCGATAGAATGTTAGATATGGGCTTTATTCATGATATTAAACGTATCATTAAATTTTTACCTGAGAAACGCCAAAATTTACTTTTCTCTGCGACGTTTTCAAATGATATTCGTAAATTGGCAAAAGGGTTGGTAAATGATCCTGTTGAAATTTCAGTTAGCCCTCGTAATACAACGGCTGAAAGTGTAACGCAGTTTATTTATGAAGTAGATAAAACTAAAAAATCCCCATTACTAAGCACTTTAATCAAAGAAAATAAGTGGAAACAAGTGTTGGTATTTTCAAAGACAAAGCATGGTGCCAATCGCTTAGTTAAACAACTTGAAGGACGTGGCATTCTTTCTGCTGCTATCCATGGTAATAAAAGCCAAGCGGCAAGAACGCGCGCATTAGCCTCTTTTAAAGAAGGTAAAATCACGGTGTTAGTGGCAACCGATATTGCTGCTCGTGGTATTGATATTGACCAATTAGAGCAAGTGGTTAACTTTGATTTGCCTCATGTGAGCGAAGATTATGTGCATCGTATTGGGCGTACTGGCCGAGCAGGTAATAAAGGCGAAGCTATCTCTTTAGTTTGCGAAGATGAATTTAAACTATTAAAAGATATTGAAAAATTAATTAAAAAAATCATTCCTCGTAAGGTTCAGCCGGGTTTTGAGCCAGGTACGCCTTTACCGCCATCGGTGTTAGATTCGCGCGAAGCGAAGCCTAAAAAGCCTAAAAAACCGAGAGTAGAGCATAAAGATGGGCAACGCACCGGAGCCAATAACGGTGCAAGACAAAGCCGAGTACGTAGTAATTTTGTCGGTAAATAA
- a CDS encoding LabA-like NYN domain-containing protein: MKKIAIFADVQNIYYTSRDAYKKSFNYRKLWQQIKEQGDICYAFAYAIDKGDRQQQKFQDVLRHLGFEIKLKPYIQRCDGSAKGDWDVGITIDIMQIAPRVDCIILLSGDGDFAILLETVNKRDKVETQVYGVPKYTAKALIDSCSVFNPIGTSLLL; encoded by the coding sequence ATGAAAAAAATTGCAATTTTTGCGGATGTGCAAAATATTTATTATACCTCTCGTGATGCGTATAAAAAATCATTTAACTATCGTAAGTTATGGCAACAGATTAAAGAGCAAGGGGATATTTGTTATGCCTTTGCTTATGCAATTGATAAAGGTGATAGGCAACAACAAAAATTTCAAGATGTATTACGCCATCTCGGCTTTGAAATAAAATTAAAGCCTTATATTCAGCGTTGTGATGGCAGTGCAAAAGGAGATTGGGATGTTGGGATCACCATTGATATTATGCAAATAGCGCCACGGGTTGATTGTATTATTTTACTTTCGGGGGATGGTGATTTTGCTATTTTATTAGAGACTGTCAATAAACGCGATAAGGTAGAAACACAAGTATATGGTGTGCCTAAGTACACTGCAAAAGCACTGATCGACAGTTGCAGTGTGTTTAATCCGATTGGAACTTCGCTTTTATTATAA
- the udk gene encoding uridine kinase — protein sequence MPNKSDCLIIAIAGASASGKSLIANTIFEELKSDLGEAKIAIISEDCYYKDQSHMTMDERLKTNYDHPNSLDHELLNTHLQQLIQGKSVDIPQYCYNTHNRLPSCTTIYPKKVIILEGILLLSSPPLRDQFHASIFMDTPLDICLLRRLSRDVAERGRTMESVLSQYQRTVRPMYVQFIEPSKQHADVIIPRGGKNRIAIEMLKARILNLL from the coding sequence ATGCCAAATAAATCTGATTGTTTAATTATTGCAATTGCCGGAGCTTCGGCCTCTGGGAAAAGCCTCATTGCAAATACTATTTTTGAAGAGTTAAAATCAGATCTTGGAGAAGCCAAAATTGCGATCATCTCTGAAGATTGCTATTACAAAGATCAATCGCATATGACAATGGATGAGCGCTTAAAAACAAACTATGACCATCCAAACTCACTCGATCATGAATTACTTAATACGCACTTACAACAGTTGATCCAAGGGAAATCCGTTGATATTCCACAGTATTGTTACAATACGCATAATCGATTACCAAGTTGTACCACTATCTACCCGAAAAAAGTGATCATTCTTGAAGGTATTTTACTGCTGAGCTCACCGCCTTTACGTGACCAATTTCATGCCAGTATTTTTATGGATACGCCACTTGATATCTGTTTGTTACGACGTTTAAGTCGCGATGTTGCAGAGCGCGGACGCACGATGGAATCAGTACTGAGTCAATATCAAAGAACCGTGCGCCCAATGTATGTTCAATTTATTGAACCTTCAAAACAACATGCAGATGTGATCATCCCGCGTGGAGGCAAAAACCGTATTGCGATTGAGATGCTTAAAGCGAGAATTTTGAACCTTTTATAA
- a CDS encoding amino acid permease: protein MINSKLMGGTLLIAGTAVGAGMLAIPMVLAQFGLLWGTLLMLFIWLGTTYAALLLLEATLKSGGGLGMNSIARKTLGKGGQLLTNALLYALVVCLMIAYIVSAGDILQQLLNRFSIQISLLQSQIIFTGVSAFFIAQGTAMIDKLNRLLFFVMISALLLILIYLLPNMALDNILQVSNQNKIELIKNSAVLFTSFGFMVVIPSVVKYNQEATHKQLRNMVVIGSTIPLFCYLLWLYAVAGNLPLHQLVHFSNVSDLISILGKTHKNLEMFLSLFTSLAILTSFIGVSMSLFDQNRDLFEKNRFVTAVITFSLPMFGAIWAQDQFIGVLAYAGLILVFLAIFIPLAMVRQIRINKINVTYYQVCGGSLSLAVCFLFGLFLLVSQLI from the coding sequence ATGATCAATTCAAAATTAATGGGTGGGACGTTATTAATTGCAGGAACAGCCGTCGGAGCTGGAATGTTAGCTATTCCAATGGTATTAGCGCAGTTTGGGCTACTTTGGGGTACATTGTTAATGTTGTTTATTTGGCTGGGTACAACGTATGCAGCCCTATTATTACTGGAGGCAACCTTAAAATCAGGTGGTGGCCTGGGCATGAATAGTATTGCACGTAAAACCTTAGGAAAAGGTGGGCAATTACTGACTAATGCATTGTTATATGCTTTGGTTGTCTGCTTGATGATAGCTTATATCGTCAGTGCAGGAGATATCTTACAACAACTATTAAATCGTTTTTCAATACAAATCAGTTTACTACAAAGCCAAATTATATTTACGGGCGTCAGTGCATTTTTTATTGCACAAGGAACTGCGATGATTGATAAATTAAATCGTCTTTTATTTTTCGTGATGATTTCAGCATTATTGCTTATTTTAATTTATTTATTACCGAATATGGCATTGGATAATATATTACAAGTCAGTAATCAGAATAAAATAGAATTGATTAAAAATAGTGCGGTATTATTTACCAGTTTTGGTTTTATGGTCGTGATCCCCTCTGTCGTCAAATATAATCAAGAAGCCACCCATAAGCAGTTACGTAATATGGTCGTTATCGGCTCAACAATACCGCTTTTTTGTTATCTCTTATGGCTTTATGCAGTAGCGGGTAATTTACCTCTGCATCAATTAGTGCATTTTTCAAATGTCTCTGATTTAATTTCGATCTTAGGAAAAACACATAAAAACTTAGAAATGTTTTTAAGCTTATTCACCAGTCTAGCGATTTTAACCTCATTTATTGGCGTATCCATGTCACTCTTTGATCAAAATAGAGATCTATTTGAAAAAAATCGTTTTGTTACTGCTGTGATCACGTTCTCTTTACCTATGTTTGGCGCTATATGGGCACAAGATCAATTCATTGGTGTATTGGCCTATGCCGGTTTAATTTTAGTGTTTTTAGCTATTTTTATTCCCTTAGCAATGGTAAGACAAATACGTATTAATAAAATCAACGTTACATATTATCAAGTGTGTGGCGGATCTCTCTCTTTAGCTGTTTGCTTTTTGTTTGGTCTGTTTTTATTAGTCTCACAACTTATATAA
- a CDS encoding FKBP-type peptidyl-prolyl cis-trans isomerase, translating to MIIVLVGLFFIFQHFTSSKNAAQNIKIGADFLTENKLKEGVKSTASGLQYEILTAGSGETHPDKKTKVTVHYHGTLLDGTVFDSSVDRGEPISFKLNQVIKGWTEGVQLMVEGDKFRFYIPSDLAYGSRSTGKISAGSLLIFEVELIKIN from the coding sequence ATTATTATTGTGCTTGTTGGTTTGTTTTTTATATTTCAACATTTTACAAGTTCTAAAAATGCAGCCCAAAACATTAAAATTGGTGCTGATTTTTTAACAGAAAACAAATTAAAAGAGGGCGTTAAAAGTACTGCCTCTGGATTGCAATATGAGATCCTAACTGCGGGTAGTGGCGAAACGCATCCTGATAAGAAAACCAAAGTGACGGTGCATTATCATGGCACGTTATTAGATGGTACTGTTTTTGATAGTTCGGTCGATCGAGGTGAGCCAATTTCGTTTAAATTAAATCAAGTGATCAAAGGTTGGACTGAAGGGGTACAACTAATGGTTGAAGGAGATAAATTTCGTTTTTATATCCCGAGTGATTTAGCGTATGGATCCCGCAGTACGGGTAAAATATCTGCAGGATCTTTGTTAATTTTTGAAGTTGAATTAATAAAAATCAATTAA
- a CDS encoding L-serine ammonia-lyase: MLSIFDIYKIGIGPSSSHTNGPMIAGYQFTQLITDKLTHIERLQVDLYGSLSLTGKGHHTDKAIILGLVGFQPENIKSNTANKIFNDCKTEKTLSLLGKKEITFDPELCIIFHTESLPLHENGMSISAFDKEDNLLEKEVYYSIGGGFIKTEAQMTDKNSAQSVKLAFPFTSADSLLTLADTAGLSIGTLIQRNELSYRSAEEIEAKTEKIWKVISLCLERGLKTEGVLEGGLNVIRRAPALLKNLQSNANISNDPMEILDWINLYAFAISEENAAGGQVVTSPTNGAAGVIPAVMMYYNQFIQELSKAQRRDFLAVSAAIGMLYKVNASISGAEVGCQGEIGVSASMAAAGLTAIRGGTNEQICIAAEIAMEHSLGMTCDPIGGLVQIPCIERNAMGALKAINASRMALKRNSKSLISLDKVIETMYRTGKDMNRKYRETSLGGLAMIHLAPPCE, from the coding sequence ATGCTATCCATTTTTGATATTTACAAAATTGGTATCGGGCCATCTAGCTCTCATACCAATGGCCCTATGATTGCAGGCTATCAATTCACCCAATTAATTACCGATAAACTGACCCATATTGAACGACTACAAGTTGATCTTTATGGATCTCTTTCCCTCACTGGAAAAGGTCATCATACCGATAAAGCGATTATTTTAGGCTTAGTGGGTTTTCAACCTGAGAACATTAAAAGCAACACAGCAAATAAGATTTTTAATGACTGTAAAACAGAAAAAACACTTTCATTATTAGGCAAAAAAGAGATCACGTTTGATCCTGAACTCTGTATTATTTTCCACACGGAAAGTCTGCCTTTACATGAAAATGGCATGTCTATCAGTGCATTTGACAAAGAAGATAATCTATTAGAAAAAGAAGTTTACTATTCTATTGGTGGCGGCTTTATCAAGACTGAAGCGCAAATGACCGATAAGAATAGCGCTCAAAGTGTTAAGCTTGCTTTCCCGTTTACATCCGCAGACAGCTTGTTAACACTTGCCGATACAGCGGGCCTTAGCATCGGCACTTTGATTCAAAGAAACGAACTTAGCTACCGTAGCGCTGAAGAAATAGAAGCAAAAACAGAGAAAATTTGGAAAGTTATTTCCTTATGTTTAGAGCGAGGCCTAAAAACAGAAGGTGTTTTAGAAGGGGGTCTTAATGTTATTCGACGCGCGCCAGCCCTACTTAAAAACTTACAAAGCAATGCTAATATAAGCAATGATCCGATGGAAATTTTAGATTGGATCAACCTTTATGCGTTTGCTATTAGTGAAGAAAATGCAGCCGGCGGACAAGTTGTGACCTCTCCGACTAATGGCGCGGCAGGTGTTATTCCCGCCGTAATGATGTATTACAATCAATTTATCCAAGAACTGAGCAAAGCGCAACGCAGAGACTTTTTAGCGGTATCAGCAGCCATTGGGATGCTCTATAAGGTGAATGCTTCTATTTCTGGTGCAGAGGTGGGTTGCCAAGGTGAAATCGGTGTTTCAGCCTCTATGGCGGCTGCTGGTTTAACGGCTATTCGTGGTGGTACGAATGAGCAAATTTGTATTGCAGCTGAAATTGCGATGGAACATTCGTTAGGTATGACCTGCGATCCTATCGGTGGTTTAGTACAAATCCCTTGTATTGAGCGTAATGCTATGGGCGCCCTGAAAGCAATTAATGCCTCACGCATGGCTTTAAAACGTAATAGCAAGTCCCTTATCTCTTTAGATAAAGTGATTGAAACTATGTATCGTACGGGTAAAGATATGAACCGAAAATATCGTGAAACATCGCTAGGCGGGCTAGCAATGATCCACTTAGCCCCACCTTGCGAGTAA